The Salegentibacter sp. Hel_I_6 region GTAACTGTCCCGACGGTACTACCACACAAATTATTGAAAAAGGCAAAATAGTGGTTGCCACAGGAACAAAACCTAATACTTCTAAACTAGGACTGGATAAGATCAAAATGAACCTTTCAGCGGTGGGACATGTTTTGGTGAACGAAAAGATGGAAACCAATATATCCAATATTTTTGCTGCCGGGGATGTTACCCAGACCCCTCCTTTTGTTTATACTGCAGCCACTGAAGGAAGTACTGCTGTAAGCAATGCGTTCTCACTTTCAAAAACCGGTATCGATTATTCTTCATTGCCTTGGGTAGTATTTACGGACCCTCAAGTTGCTGGGGCAGGTATGGACGAAATAGTAGCCGAAGAAGCCGGCCTTCCCTTCGAAGTGTCTAAATTAGACCTTAGCCATGTTCCCAGGGCTTTGGCCGCACAGGATACCAGAGGGTTTATTAAACTCATACGTAATACTGAAACCGATAAATTAATTGGCGCCAGAGTAATCGCACCCGAAGGAGGTGAATTGATACAACAATTAAGTATGGCCATAAAGTTTGGTATAACCGTAAAAGATTTGGCAGAAAGCTTTTATCCTTATTTAACCTTAGGAGAAGGGATAAAACTGGCAGCTATTACTTTTGGAAAGGATGTTTCTAAATTAAGCTGTTGTGCCAGCTAATAGTATGGGAGTTTCACGATGTGTTCAATTGAAGAAAGGGATCATGCCGGGATTATTGCTAATCCCGGATATTACTGGCTTTACTAAATATATTAACGAGGCAGATCTACAATACAGTCAGATTACTATCGCACTCTTGCTGGAGGCAATACTTAAAAACAACAAATTAGGGCTTCAGGTTTCAGAAATAGAAGGTGATGCCATACTGTTTTATAGTTTCAAAAAAGATTATACTGTAGATGAAATTATAGAACAATGTTTTTTAATGCATCGAGCGTTTCACCATCAATTAAAGCAAATAATTGAAACAGATTGTTCGTGTGGGGCATGTACGCTTTTAGGAGAGCTTAGTTTAAAGTTCATTCTCCATTATGGAGAATTGGGATCTGTTATGATCAATGATTTTTGCAAACTCTATGGTAAGGAAGTAATTATAGCCCATAGATTATTGAAAAATGATTTGGCACTCAAAGAGTATATCCTTGCTACGGAAGATTTCTTTACCCAGTACGGAACTAATTATATAAGAAATTTACAATTTGAAAAAACATCTCAGGTTATTGATGAAGTCGGGATTATAAATTATCGATTTCTAAAATTTTATTAATTGTAATTATTAAAAGCATATGAAGAAACAGGAAATAATATTTGACGGTCATCAATTTGTGAATGGTTTTGAAAAGATGCTCAAGGAAATGAACCTTCCCAATAGTGATAAAGTGTATTGGGAATTACTTAAGGGAAGACCCCTGCCTCGAGGTCGCTTTTCTGAAGTGATGGATGTCCCTATAGATAAAGCACATCAAATAATACAGCAATACGGAGAGGTCAATAAAGAAGGTGAAATTGTGGGTTATTTAGGACTTTCTTTAAATAAAACTGTACATCAACTAAACTTTGACAATAAAACTTTGTATGCCTGGTGTGCAATGGATAGTATTTTATTACCCCGGTATCTAATGCATAGATGGGAAATAATATCAATAGATCCTATAACCGACATTCCTGTAAAATTGTCTATTTCAGATAATCTTCTAGAATGGACCAGGCCTGTTCCCCTCTTTATTTCATGGGTCGAAAAGGCCGATAGTTGTGATATCAAATCAAGTTTCTGCCGGCACTCCTTCTTTTTTGGTTCAGAGGATGCCGCAAACAAATGGTTAGAAAAAAATCCATTAGGAAAAATTTCAAAAGTAGAAGATTTTTTTTCCAATTCTAGCGGGTTTAAATGTTGTTAATTCTATTTGTATGTATATCATAAAGTTATTCTAAACCTTCTTTGGTTTTTAGGAAAGAAAACGAGATTTATATAAATTAAAAACTAACCAATCTAAAATTTAAATTATGAAAAAGTACGATGTATTTGTAATAGGTTCTGGTATGTCAGGTATGACCGCTGCCAATAAATGTGCCTCCAAAGGCCTTAAGGTAGGCATTACCGATGAACTTCCCTATGGTGGAACCTGTGCCCTAAGAGGCTGTGATCCCAAAAAGGTGATTATAGGCGCAACGGAAGTACGTGATTTTGCAGAAAGGCTTAAAGGAAATGGAATAGATACAGTGCCTAAAGTCAATTGGGAAGATATTATGGCATTTAAACAATCTTTTGTGGATGCCATGCCTCCTAAAATTGAAAAAGGATATAAGAATAAAGACATAGACACCTATCATACTTCAGCTAAATTTTTATCTGATAACACCTTAGAGTTAGGTGATGAAGTTATTGAAGCCGATAAATTTGTGATCGCAACCGGAGCAAAACCCCGGGTACTGGATTTTGAGGGTGGAAATTTGGCTCTTTCAAGTACAGATTTCCTTAACCTGAAAAAACTACCTGAATCGCTTTTATTTATTGGAGGTGGCTACATTGCCTTTGAATTTGCTCATATCGCTGCACGGGCTGGTGCCGATGTTACCATATTGCATCGTGGTGATCACCCATTAGAAAACTTTGATCATGACATTGTACAACATCTTGTGAATGCAACCCGAAACCTGGGAATTAAACTTGTTTTGGAAACTGAAGTCTCTAAAATTGAAAAGAAAGAAGATCATTATGTAGTTACAGGAAAATCAAATGGAAAAGAGGCCACTTATAAGACTGACTCTGTCTTTAACTCGGCCGGTCGTCCTCCCGCCATATTTGATTTAGATTTGGAAAAAGCAGGGATATCTTTTTCAAAAAAAGGAATTGCGGTAAATGAATACCTTCAAAGTACCTCTAACGCCAATATTTATGCAGCGGGAGATTCGGCAGATTCAAGAGGATTACCCCTTACCCCTGTTGCAGTAATGGAAGGGCATGTTGTGGCATCAAATATCATCAAAGGGAACAAGAAAAAAGTTAATTATCCACCAATGCCTTCCGTAGTTTTTACTTTGCCTACCCTGGCATCAGTAGGATTAACCGAAGCAGAAGCCAAATCAAAACAGATAGAATATCAGGTCAATTATAACCATGCGGAAAGCTGGTTCAATGCAAAAAGACTGAATGTTAAGGAATATGCCTACAAAACTATCATTGATAAAGAGAATCAGACTATTCTTGGCGCACATTTAATAGGACCTAACACGGAGGAAACCATCAATTTATTTGCCATGGCGATAAAGACCAAAATGAAAATCAATGAGTTAAGGACGATGATCTTTACGTATCCAACTTTGTCATCAGATATCCCTCATATGCTTTAAAAATAAATAGATTATGGAAATAGAACTAGTTTCTACCATTACATGTCCTGGTTGCGGACACACAAAAGAAGAGGAAATGCCCACAACAGCCTGTCAGTTTTTTTACCAATGTGATAATTGCAAGCATTTATTAAAACCAAAAGAAGGTGATTGCTGTGTTTATTGTTCTTATGGTAATGTTGCCTGTCCACCCATTCAGGAAGGAACAAATTGCTGCTAAAAATTTAAAATACTTTTGGTGACCTCCCCCACTCCAGATGTATCTTGCTGAAAATTAAAAGTATGATTCCTAGAGATCTAAGTAAAGATATAAAAACTCGCTTGCAGAGCATCAGCGGCCAGCTTAACGGACTTATAAAAATGCTGGATGAAAATAAAGATCCAGAAAAGATTCTGATCCAGTTCAAAGCGGCGCAAAAAGGACTTGATAAGGCGCATTTTCTTCTTTTAGATGAAGTGTACCGCAAAGCGCTGGCGATCACAATTTCAGAAACT contains the following coding sequences:
- a CDS encoding DUF2652 domain-containing protein produces the protein MPANSMGVSRCVQLKKGIMPGLLLIPDITGFTKYINEADLQYSQITIALLLEAILKNNKLGLQVSEIEGDAILFYSFKKDYTVDEIIEQCFLMHRAFHHQLKQIIETDCSCGACTLLGELSLKFILHYGELGSVMINDFCKLYGKEVIIAHRLLKNDLALKEYILATEDFFTQYGTNYIRNLQFEKTSQVIDEVGIINYRFLKFY
- a CDS encoding metal-sensitive transcriptional regulator — translated: MIPRDLSKDIKTRLQSISGQLNGLIKMLDENKDPEKILIQFKAAQKGLDKAHFLLLDEVYRKALAITISETVEACPGNCGNEERIEFIRKQFPDLELNSLTDKMKEIDELKRRLESYISENRSG
- the merB gene encoding organomercurial lyase, encoding MKKQEIIFDGHQFVNGFEKMLKEMNLPNSDKVYWELLKGRPLPRGRFSEVMDVPIDKAHQIIQQYGEVNKEGEIVGYLGLSLNKTVHQLNFDNKTLYAWCAMDSILLPRYLMHRWEIISIDPITDIPVKLSISDNLLEWTRPVPLFISWVEKADSCDIKSSFCRHSFFFGSEDAANKWLEKNPLGKISKVEDFFSNSSGFKCC
- a CDS encoding GDCCVxC domain-containing (seleno)protein → MEIELVSTITCPGCGHTKEEEMPTTACQFFYQCDNCKHLLKPKEGDCCVYCSYGNVACPPIQEGTNCC
- a CDS encoding NAD(P)/FAD-dependent oxidoreductase, whose amino-acid sequence is MKKYDVFVIGSGMSGMTAANKCASKGLKVGITDELPYGGTCALRGCDPKKVIIGATEVRDFAERLKGNGIDTVPKVNWEDIMAFKQSFVDAMPPKIEKGYKNKDIDTYHTSAKFLSDNTLELGDEVIEADKFVIATGAKPRVLDFEGGNLALSSTDFLNLKKLPESLLFIGGGYIAFEFAHIAARAGADVTILHRGDHPLENFDHDIVQHLVNATRNLGIKLVLETEVSKIEKKEDHYVVTGKSNGKEATYKTDSVFNSAGRPPAIFDLDLEKAGISFSKKGIAVNEYLQSTSNANIYAAGDSADSRGLPLTPVAVMEGHVVASNIIKGNKKKVNYPPMPSVVFTLPTLASVGLTEAEAKSKQIEYQVNYNHAESWFNAKRLNVKEYAYKTIIDKENQTILGAHLIGPNTEETINLFAMAIKTKMKINELRTMIFTYPTLSSDIPHML